The following nucleotide sequence is from Saccharothrix texasensis.
GGTGGAAAGTCATAAACTGGGTGACTCTGTGTTTGGAGCTGTTATGGCGTATCTACAGCGAAATTATCTCAGTGCCGGACTTGCCGGGACGGGCCTTAGAAGCTGACTCAAGGATCTTATCCACAAGCTTCCATACGTCGGTACTAGGGTTGCTTCCTTGCTTGCTCATATTCCTCTCATGTTGTTTTTCTAATGCCATGGCTCGCTGCTTCGCTAATGTATAAGCTCCGACCATCGCATCACATCTAAGAGACTTCTCGTAACCTGGCATATGAGAGCGCAGGCGTCGCTGTATAGCTATCGAATTTATGTGTGCGTTCTGTTCCTGGAAGTGCAGCAATGCCCATAATTCGAAGCAAGGATTGCTTACGGCAAGGTTGATCCCCTCTTTCTTGGCCAGGTTTTTAGCTTCAGGCAAGCGTGCGTGGTCGTCTACATCGACAACGCACCAGATCTCATCGTAGGTGAGGTTTTCGTCCTTAGCCTGCCTGGCTCGTTTCGAAGCGTTTTTCCGCCGCATGATGGCTTCTTCTACAACACTAAGGGGGTCACCTAAATCGCCCAGTGCGACAATAGATATAAGATGTTCTTTAAGCTGATCTCGGACAAAAGCGAAGTATTCCGGTTCTGTTACCTCGCCTTCACACAAAATAAGAAAACGCGTCTTCGGTTGGTATTGTGGACCTCTCCTTCTCAGCGGGCGTTCACGCGATAGCGGCTTACGATTCGCCATCGCTTCCCCCTTGAGTCGGAGAAAGTAAATCCTTTAGTTGACTTTGATTAATGAAAGGGATTGCGCCATAGCGGCCCTGTAGGTAACCCCGTTCTAGATTTTCTAGACGCCTCGGGGTGAAGTCGGTGAGGGGATATACGTCACTCGCGCCCACTTTGTTCTTCTGCACTAGCCAGATTTGATCACGAGCTAGCGTGGGGTCGTCGGATAGCATGTTTCCTAGTAGGGACGTATCGTGACTAGTGAATATAAGTTGGGCATGGTGGGGATTATGTTCCTGTGACTTGAATAGGTTGACGATCTCGGCCACCAAATATGGGTGAAGACTGGTATCGATCTCGTCAACCAGTAGAGTGGCCCCTGTCCGAAGCGAGTGAAAGATAGGTCCACTCATAGCCAGAAGTGCCCGCGTTCCTACTGACTCTTGCTTAAGGGGTAGTCCTACCGGCTCGGCGTCTCCGTAGCTGTGCTTTAGTTCTACGGTTGCCGTCACCTCTTCAAAAATTTCCTCCCACTCTTCAACGGTAGGCTGTTTCTTGTCGGGATCGCGGATCGCGGCCAAGCTTTCCGCCACTTTAATAGTCAGTTCCCGTTGCTCGTTATCGATATGGTTTCGCAGTACTTTTAAGTCGCGTATGCCGAGGTCTGCGAATTTGAGTAGACGCGTGATGGCGTTTACGGACTCTTCTTGATTCTCAATTTCTGCAATAGTGAACCGGAAGCGATCGGAAAAGTTATCCTGATTGATAATGCGAAGCTGGAAAGAGAACCAATTGTATACTGGCATTAGGGCGTCATGATCTAACGCGGCGGCAGTGGAGAGAAACAGTGAGTTTTGTCGGGTGACGTCCGCGACTACTTTGTTTCTGCCCTTCAGATTTTTGCCGAAGTACCATGGGTCCTGTTCTGATGTGTCGCGTTCGAACCAGGTCTGTCGCCGACTCGCAGGAAAGGCGTAGAGCCACTCGGACCTGACTGTCTTGCCGTCGATCTCAAACCCATATTGGTAGCGAACGTCTTGAATCAGGAACTCAGCCTCGAAGCGTGAGGCTTTGCTTTTGCTTTCTTGGTCGAGGGCGAAGGGGTCGTAAGGCGTGCCTCCTTCTGGCTTCCATCGCGAATGTGAATCGTGAACCGCTTGAGACATAAAGTGCAGAGCGTTCAATAGGTTCGATTTGCCCGAAGCGTTTCCGCCGTAGATTCCCGCAACCCTTGAAACTGTATCCCTTGTTTTCGTGTCATTCGAGTGTGCCGCCATCCTGCGGTTGCGGATCATTGATACTTCTTGTTCATCTCGAATTGATCGAAAATTTGTCACTCGGAAAGCCAGCAACATGGTTTCAGTTCTCTCTGCTAGGAGACCAAAGCATAGCCGTTCAGATGCCTCTTCCGCTACAAA
It contains:
- a CDS encoding AAA family ATPase, coding for MIRNRRMAAHSNDTKTRDTVSRVAGIYGGNASGKSNLLNALHFMSQAVHDSHSRWKPEGGTPYDPFALDQESKSKASRFEAEFLIQDVRYQYGFEIDGKTVRSEWLYAFPASRRQTWFERDTSEQDPWYFGKNLKGRNKVVADVTRQNSLFLSTAAALDHDALMPVYNWFSFQLRIINQDNFSDRFRFTIAEIENQEESVNAITRLLKFADLGIRDLKVLRNHIDNEQRELTIKVAESLAAIRDPDKKQPTVEEWEEIFEEVTATVELKHSYGDAEPVGLPLKQESVGTRALLAMSGPIFHSLRTGATLLVDEIDTSLHPYLVAEIVNLFKSQEHNPHHAQLIFTSHDTSLLGNMLSDDPTLARDQIWLVQKNKVGASDVYPLTDFTPRRLENLERGYLQGRYGAIPFINQSQLKDLLSPTQGGSDGES
- a CDS encoding RloB family protein; translated protein: MANRKPLSRERPLRRRGPQYQPKTRFLILCEGEVTEPEYFAFVRDQLKEHLISIVALGDLGDPLSVVEEAIMRRKNASKRARQAKDENLTYDEIWCVVDVDDHARLPEAKNLAKKEGINLAVSNPCFELWALLHFQEQNAHINSIAIQRRLRSHMPGYEKSLRCDAMVGAYTLAKQRAMALEKQHERNMSKQGSNPSTDVWKLVDKILESASKARPGKSGTEIISL